The following proteins are encoded in a genomic region of Glycine max cultivar Williams 82 chromosome 18, Glycine_max_v4.0, whole genome shotgun sequence:
- the LOC100802368 gene encoding acyl-coenzyme A thioesterase 9, mitochondrial — MDLNSSPSNNTIAVNGTIPVASTFATATAPSDNPPPADSSGDRKPIALWPGMYHSPVTTALWEARSNIFERLLDPPRDAPPQSELLTRTPSQSRTSILYNFSSDFVLREQYRDPWNEVRIGKLLEDLDALAGTISVKHCSDEASTTRPLIVVTASVDKIVLKKPISVDIDLKIVGFVIWVGHSSIEIQLEVTQSNEEGNDSDSVALTANFIFVARDSKTGKAAPVNRLSPENAHEKLLFEQAEARSNLRKTKRGGEKRDFENGEKNRLRALLAEGRIFCDMPALADRNSILLKDTSLENALICQPQQRNIHGRIFGGFLMHRAFELAFSTAYAFAGLAPCFLEVDHVDFLRPVDVGDFLRLKSCVLYTEVHDPDQPLINVEVVAHVTRPELRTSEVSNTFHFSFTVRPEAKAMKNGFKLRNVVPATEEEARRILERIDADNLNEFFRA; from the exons ATGGATTTGAATTCCTCTCCTTCCAACAACACAATTGCCGTGAATGGAACAATCCCCGTCGCTTCCACGTTCGCAACCGCCACCGCGCCGTCGGATAACCCTCCGCCGGCGGACAGCTCCGGCGACCGGAAACCCATCGCCCTGTGGCCGGGGATGTACCATTCTCCGGTGACCACCGCCCTATGGGAAGCTCGCAGCAATATTTTCGAGAGGCTTCTGGACCCTCCCAGGGACGCTCCTCCGCAGAGTGAATTGCTCACGAGAACCCCCTCGCAGAGCAGGACCAGCATCTTGTACAACTTCTCCTCTGATTTCGTGCTCAGAGAACAGTATAGGGATCCCTGGAATGAGGTTCGAATTGGGAAGTTGCTCGAAGATCTTGATGCCCTCGCTGGAACTATTTCCGTCAAG CATTGTTCTGATGAAGCTAGCACAACAAGGCCACTTATAGTTGTCACTGCTTCAGTTGATAAGATTGTACTAAAGAAGCCAATTAGTGTTGACATTGATCTCAAGATAGTTGGTTTTGTTATATGGGTTGGGCACTCTTCAATAGAGATTCAACTGGAGGTTACTCAGTCCAATGAAG AGGGCAATGATTCAGACTCAGTAGCACTGACAGCCAACTTCATATTTGTTGCTCGGGACTCAAAAACTGGGAAAGCTGCTCCGGTGAATCGACTTTCACCAGAAAATGCTCATGAAAAACTTCTGTTTGAACAAGCTGAGGCAAGAAGTAATTTGAGGAAAACGAAAAGAGGAGGGGAAAAGAGGGACTTTGAGAATGGGGAGAAAAATAGGCTTCGGGCCCTATTGGCTGAAGGAAGAATCTTCTGTGACATGCCAGCTTTAGCAGACCGAAACAGCATTCTTCTAAAGGATACCAGCCTTGAGAATGCCTTAATATGCCAGCCACAGCAAAGGAACATCCATGGTCGAATATTTGGAGGTTTCTTGATGCATCGTGCATTTGAATTGGCTTTCTCAACAGCATATGCCTTTGCTGGATTAGCTCCTTGCTTTCTTGAAGTTGATCATGTTGATTTCTTAAGACCT GTTGATGTAGGGGACTTTTTGCGTCTCAAATCTTGTGTTCTGTACACGGAGGTTCACGATCCAGATCAGCCACTTATCAACGTTGAAGTTGTTGCTCATGTTACACGACCTGAGCTGCGTACTAGTGAG GTATCAAATACTTTCCACTTCTCTTTCACTGTCCGTCCAGAAGCCAAGGCGATGAAAAATGGATTTAAACTTCGCAATGTAGTACCAGCAACAGAGGAAGAAGCACGACGTATATTAGAGCGCATAGATGCTGACAACTTGAATGAATTCTTCAGAgcataa